TAACACTGAATCCTCTTCCCCTTGTATGAGCAACATATCAAAAGAATAACGCTCTCTCATCACACCCGCTTTGTGTCGAAACAAGCCCGCCAACGTTCGTAACGGATACTCCATCACCAACAAAGGATCATTCTGCAATAACTCAGCCGCAGGGTGGCCACTGATTAACTGACGAAAATCCAATACAGTTTGTAAAGGTACTCGCCAGTCAGGTAACCAAAGCGCACTCCCCCAGGTCCACTGCCATCCCAGAAAGTGCCACCAGTCCGGCGCTTCTTCGGTCACCAGCAAAGTTTGACAAACAACTGCCTGAAATCTTGAATCATACTCAGCAACAGCAAGTGCCAGCATCGCACCAATAGAATGCCCGAAGGAAACCTTAGGGCCGGTAAACTCTGCTTCCAGTTCGTCTAATACCTGAGAGGTAATTCGCTGAACATCTTCTGGCTGATAAACACCAGGCATACCTGAAGAATAACCATGCCCTGGCGGATCAATACCTACAAGGTTAACCCCCTGCTCGGCAAGAGAAGCCAATAACTGCGCATATAACTCCACATAGGTACCCAACCCCGGAAAAAACACAACCAGAGGCGCTGCTGAGGACTCAGCCCTATACAACTCACAATGAATATCGGAACTTGTTAGCTGAAGGCATTCACGCCGCTGCAAGGCCTGAGTATTACCCAGCGCACAATGCAGCTGATTATAGAAGCTACTGTCGCCTGCTCCTGCTTTCATAGATTTCACCTACTCTGAAGCAAACAACTTAAACGCAACAACACCCGACTAACGCTGACAGTTCGGGCAAAATACCGTACTACGCTGACCTAAACGAATTTCAGTTAAAGGTGCATCACAGCGTAGACAGGCTTCGCCACCGCGCCCATACACCGACAACTCCTGTTTAAAATAACCTGGCTTACCGTCACCGCCAACGAAGTCTTTCAGGGTCGTCCCTCCCTGCTCAATTGCAGCAGCGAGAATACGCTTGATTTCAATAACCAGCTTCTCAATACGCTGTCGGGAAATACGGCCAGCAGCTCTCTTGGGATGAATACCTGCAGCAAACAAGGCTTCGTTCGCATAAATATTACCCACACCAACCACTACATTCGAATTCATAACCAGCTGCTTGATCGCTACCTTACGTCCGGTACATGCAGCCTGTAAATGATCCGCATCAAAGGCATCGCTTAAAGGCTCAGGACCAAGCTTAATAAGCAATTCATGCTGCTCACCTTTCGCCTGCCAGAGGAGAGAACCAAAACGCCGTGGATCAGTAAGCCTCAAGGCCATACCATTCTGAAGTACCAGATCAACATGGTCATGATATGCTGGCGGCTGATCTGCAGACACCATATACAGACTACCGGACATACCTAAATGATACATAGCGGCCCCCTGATCAGTATTCAGTAATAAGTATTTACCACGTCGCTGAATCGACTCGATTACTTTGCCTTTCAGCCACTCTGGCAAACCGGCAGGTACCGGCCAGCGTAGCTTTGGCTGCCTGACTATCAGTTGCTCGACACTCTGCCCAACTATATGAGGTTCAATGCCTCTGCGTGTCGTTTCTACCTCTGGCAATTCCGGCATGACATCATCCTAATTAACAATAAATGCGTAGCTCAACTCTACTATATCCATCATTCAAGACACGAACGACAGACGAAAAAAAACCCGGACAAGCCGGGTTTTTTTATTCAAACTAAGATATTACTTAATCTTAGCTTCTTTATACATTACGTGCTGACGAACAACTGGATCGTACTTCTTCATTTCCAGCTTATCTGGAGTAGTACGCTTGTTCTTAGTAGTAGTGTAGAAGTGACCAGTTTTAGCAGATGAAACCATCTTAATCTTATCGCGCATGAGACTGCTCCTTAAACCTTGATGCCGTTCTTACGAACGTCTACCAGCACAGCATCGATACCTTTCTTATCGATGATACGCATACCTTTAGAAGAAACGCGCAGACGTACAAACTTCTGCTCGCTCTCAACCCAGAAACGGTGCCAATGCAGGTTTGGCAGGAAACGACGACGGGTTCTGTTCAGTGCGTGGGAAACATTGTTTCCTGTTACAGGACGCTTACCTGTAACCATGCAAACTCGAGACATGTTAAATACCTTTTTCTAAAATAATTGCCTTCTCAGGCAGTCAATCCCTATCCGATACTTATCAACCAGTGAAAACTTACTGGCTTCAGGCGGAGCGTCTATACAAGACTAAATCCCATACCATGGATAGAAGAGCGCGCATTTTACAGAAAATAAAATTTATAAGCCATAGCAATCTGTATTTTTTTACTCTCCGGCGCATTCAGGCAACAACATCCCCCGCTCCGCCATCGAAACAGCCTCTGCGCCGCCAATCACGATATGATCCAGCAAACGGACATCCACCAGCGACAATGCCTGTTGTAAATGCTTTGTGATAGCCACATCCGCATGACTGGGCTCCGCCACACCTGACGGATGGTTATGACAGATAATAAGCGCGGCAGCGTTATGCTTCAGAACTAGCTTCACGACTTCCCGGGGATGCACACTGGCACTACTGATCGTTCCGAAAAATAACTCTTTAAAGCAGATCACCCGATGCTGACTATCAAGCAATAAACCAGCAAACACTTCCTGAGAATAATACCTCAGCTGATTAGTCAGATAGTTCTTCACTGCCTGAGGACAGTCCAATACTGAAGTTCGCTCCAGCGCCTCTCCCTGGATACGCAGACTTATCTGCAAGGCAGCCTGTAACTGAACATATTTAGCTTTACCAACGCCTTTTATCCGACACAAATCTTTCTCAGGTGCCGTTGCTACACCCGTTAAACTGTTAAACTCACTGAGTAGTTCACGGGCCATATCCACAGCACTGCTGCCAACAATGCCGGTACGCAAAAAAATTGCTAACAACTCAGCATCAGAAAGTGCCGCTGCACCACGAACCAATAGTTTTTCCCGCGGGCGCTCCTGCGCCGGCCAGTCTGTAATCGCCATCCCTGCTCTCCCGTTTATAAACATCCCTGTAATATCTGCCCATAACCAACCGATCCAGCAGATACAAATAACACTCAGGAAATAATACCTTAATTAGCAGACCCGCCCAAACCAACAACCATTCACACCTCAGATGTATTTATTGCACCTGCAATAAATGGTATCTTTGTCGGCCTTTTCAGACACAGTCTGCTTCTATCTCAAGTAATGGTGGTCGTTCAAGGGTATGCATAGACTCACTAACCGACAAATAGTTTTAGGTATTACCGGCGGTATTGCGGCCTATAAAAGTGCCGAACTTACCCGGATTCTGAAGACTCACGGCGCCGATGTCAGAATCGTTATGACACCTGCTGCCTGTGAATTCATTACTCCGCTAACACTGCAGGCATTATCAGGACATGCGGTTCATCAGCACCTTCTTGATCCTGAAGCTGAAGCTGGCATGGGACATATTGAACTGGCCAAATGGGCCGACATGATCCTGATAGCCCCCGCTAGCGCAGAC
The DNA window shown above is from Aliamphritea ceti and carries:
- the rpmG gene encoding 50S ribosomal protein L33; this encodes MRDKIKMVSSAKTGHFYTTTKNKRTTPDKLEMKKYDPVVRQHVMYKEAKIK
- a CDS encoding alpha/beta hydrolase produces the protein MKAGAGDSSFYNQLHCALGNTQALQRRECLQLTSSDIHCELYRAESSAAPLVVFFPGLGTYVELYAQLLASLAEQGVNLVGIDPPGHGYSSGMPGVYQPEDVQRITSQVLDELEAEFTGPKVSFGHSIGAMLALAVAEYDSRFQAVVCQTLLVTEEAPDWWHFLGWQWTWGSALWLPDWRVPLQTVLDFRQLISGHPAAELLQNDPLLVMEYPLRTLAGLFRHKAGVMRERYSFDMLLIQGEEDSVLSLNYAQRVKKQAVHNMEMITIPNEGHMLPLQSPLKLTGIVAEWLRKVL
- the rpmB gene encoding 50S ribosomal protein L28, which produces MSRVCMVTGKRPVTGNNVSHALNRTRRRFLPNLHWHRFWVESEQKFVRLRVSSKGMRIIDKKGIDAVLVDVRKNGIKV
- the mutM gene encoding bifunctional DNA-formamidopyrimidine glycosylase/DNA-(apurinic or apyrimidinic site) lyase — encoded protein: MPELPEVETTRRGIEPHIVGQSVEQLIVRQPKLRWPVPAGLPEWLKGKVIESIQRRGKYLLLNTDQGAAMYHLGMSGSLYMVSADQPPAYHDHVDLVLQNGMALRLTDPRRFGSLLWQAKGEQHELLIKLGPEPLSDAFDADHLQAACTGRKVAIKQLVMNSNVVVGVGNIYANEALFAAGIHPKRAAGRISRQRIEKLVIEIKRILAAAIEQGGTTLKDFVGGDGKPGYFKQELSVYGRGGEACLRCDAPLTEIRLGQRSTVFCPNCQR
- the radC gene encoding RadC family protein, whose protein sequence is MAITDWPAQERPREKLLVRGAAALSDAELLAIFLRTGIVGSSAVDMARELLSEFNSLTGVATAPEKDLCRIKGVGKAKYVQLQAALQISLRIQGEALERTSVLDCPQAVKNYLTNQLRYYSQEVFAGLLLDSQHRVICFKELFFGTISSASVHPREVVKLVLKHNAAALIICHNHPSGVAEPSHADVAITKHLQQALSLVDVRLLDHIVIGGAEAVSMAERGMLLPECAGE